The proteins below come from a single Acidobacteriota bacterium genomic window:
- a CDS encoding DUF2442 domain-containing protein — protein MAVDVRFEERMMHVRILDGRIISVPLEWFPRLRDARPEQRENWRLIGKGVGIHWPDLDEDISVKALMK, from the coding sequence ATGGCGGTCGATGTCCGTTTCGAAGAGCGGATGATGCATGTTCGGATTCTTGACGGGCGGATCATCAGCGTTCCCCTGGAATGGTTTCCCCGCCTGAGAGACGCCCGGCCGGAACAGAGAGAAAACTGGCGACTCATAGGGAAAGGCGTCGGAATTCACTGGCCGGACCTCGACGAGGACATTTCCGTCAAGGCCTTGATGAAATAA
- a CDS encoding DUF4160 domain-containing protein, protein MPTILREGRYRFFFFSNEGFEPRHVHVEIGDGYAKFWLEPIELALSVGCNAGELHEIRRIVITNAKFFKEKWDAYFGIKND, encoded by the coding sequence ATGCCGACAATCCTGAGAGAAGGGCGATACCGTTTCTTCTTCTTCAGCAATGAAGGTTTTGAGCCGCGGCATGTTCATGTGGAAATCGGAGACGGATATGCGAAATTTTGGCTTGAACCTATCGAATTGGCATTATCGGTGGGATGTAACGCCGGGGAGCTTCACGAAATCCGGCGGATTGTCATAACAAATGCGAAGTTTTTTAAGGAAAAATGGGATGCGTATTTCGGCATCAAAAACGACTGA
- the alr gene encoding alanine racemase, with translation MNRREFIQRLKTGGAAAALLSAGGAAGCRREAETPEPARPAAEAPLSGSRDPRIEVDLGAVGRNLDRIRERTRVPVMGVVKADAYGHGLVAVARHLESAGIAALMTGKLSEAARLRAAGIRCAVVNFGPFGPPDAEDILRRQIRQSVSSLDDLAVLDAAATKAETTAEIDIHVDTGMNRAGVPAEEAAALIERAAAHPRLQIEGISTALTEDPEFDREQLRVFTAICAEAKAKGIDCGLRHAASSGALFGDDDVFLDMVRPGIALYGYYPNARTRREDSLGLEPALRFMATVTFVRDVRPGESLSYLKSVRIDRPKRIATVGVGYADGYPHLLGGPGVVLIGGKSFPVLPAVTSNHIMIDLGDDRTIGVGDEVVLIDNRRDSPAAADALAEISGGSDYKFLIGLRPALPRTYLR, from the coding sequence ATGAACCGAAGGGAATTCATCCAGCGCTTGAAAACGGGCGGCGCGGCCGCGGCCCTTCTTTCCGCCGGAGGCGCGGCGGGTTGCCGCCGGGAGGCCGAAACACCGGAACCGGCAAGGCCGGCGGCCGAAGCGCCGTTATCAGGTTCCCGAGATCCCCGGATCGAAGTGGACCTGGGCGCCGTTGGACGGAACCTCGACCGGATCCGCGAACGGACCCGGGTCCCCGTCATGGGCGTCGTCAAGGCCGACGCCTACGGGCACGGGCTCGTCGCGGTCGCCCGCCATCTCGAATCGGCCGGCATCGCCGCCCTCATGACCGGGAAGCTCTCCGAAGCCGCCCGGCTGCGGGCCGCGGGCATCCGGTGTGCCGTCGTCAATTTCGGACCCTTCGGACCGCCGGACGCCGAAGACATCCTCCGCCGCCAAATCCGTCAGTCCGTTTCGTCCCTCGATGACCTGGCCGTTCTGGACGCCGCCGCAACTAAAGCCGAAACAACGGCCGAAATTGACATCCATGTCGATACCGGCATGAACCGGGCCGGAGTTCCGGCTGAAGAGGCCGCGGCTCTCATCGAACGCGCGGCGGCGCATCCCCGCCTCCAAATCGAGGGCATTTCGACCGCCCTGACCGAGGACCCGGAGTTCGACCGGGAGCAGCTCCGTGTCTTCACGGCGATCTGCGCGGAGGCCAAAGCCAAGGGCATCGACTGCGGCCTTCGCCATGCCGCAAGCAGCGGGGCGCTTTTCGGCGACGACGACGTCTTCCTCGACATGGTCCGTCCCGGAATCGCACTCTACGGCTATTACCCCAACGCCCGGACGCGCCGCGAAGACAGTCTCGGCCTCGAACCGGCTCTCCGGTTCATGGCGACTGTGACTTTCGTCCGTGATGTCAGGCCTGGAGAAAGCCTGTCCTACCTGAAGTCCGTCCGGATCGACCGTCCGAAGCGCATCGCGACGGTCGGTGTCGGATATGCCGACGGCTATCCCCATCTGCTGGGCGGTCCGGGCGTCGTCCTTATCGGGGGAAAGAGCTTTCCGGTTCTTCCGGCCGTGACGTCGAATCACATCATGATCGATCTGGGGGACGACCGAACCATCGGCGTCGGTGATGAGGTTGTGCTCATCGACAACCGCCGCGACTCCCCCGCGGCCGCCGACGCCCTGGCCGAGATTTCCGGCGGCTCGGATTACAAGTTCCTCATCGGTTTGAGGCCGGCTCTCCCACGAACCTATCTCCGCTGA
- a CDS encoding radical SAM protein, with protein MKVVREIQAKSILNASKIHDYCINPYTGCEVGCAYCYAALFMRRYSGHSEPWGEFVDVKVNAPELLARQIVRARRGTIWIASVCDPYQPIEERYGLTRRLLEVLVGCDFPVEIQTKSARIRRDLDVIRRIPDARVGFSVATDDEAVAGLFEKRASPIGERIEVLREFKTAGVPTFAFAGPLLPGNPERLAAHLAGAADRVLIDRMNYVPAVRAIYARHGLLDALKDSFFINQAARLTRALRARGVAVETVF; from the coding sequence ATGAAAGTTGTCCGAGAGATCCAGGCCAAGTCCATTCTCAATGCCTCGAAGATCCACGACTACTGCATCAATCCTTACACCGGTTGCGAGGTCGGATGTGCCTACTGCTATGCCGCGCTGTTCATGCGCCGTTACAGCGGCCACAGCGAGCCGTGGGGGGAGTTCGTCGACGTCAAGGTCAACGCGCCCGAGCTTCTGGCCCGGCAGATCGTCCGGGCGCGGCGGGGAACGATCTGGATCGCCTCGGTCTGCGATCCCTACCAACCGATCGAGGAACGTTACGGACTGACCCGGCGCCTGCTCGAGGTTCTGGTGGGATGTGATTTCCCGGTCGAGATCCAGACGAAGTCGGCCCGCATCCGCCGCGACCTCGATGTGATCCGCCGTATCCCCGATGCCCGGGTCGGGTTCTCCGTCGCTACGGACGACGAAGCTGTGGCCGGACTATTCGAGAAGCGTGCCTCGCCGATCGGAGAGCGAATCGAAGTCCTGCGGGAATTCAAGACGGCGGGAGTTCCAACTTTTGCCTTTGCCGGGCCGCTTCTTCCGGGAAATCCCGAGCGGCTGGCTGCGCATCTGGCCGGCGCCGCCGATCGTGTCCTCATCGACCGGATGAATTACGTCCCGGCGGTGAGGGCGATCTATGCACGCCACGGCTTGCTCGATGCGCTGAAAGACTCGTTCTTCATAAACCAGGCGGCGAGATTGACACGTGCCTTGCGCGCCCGCGGCGTCGCCGTCGAAACCGTGTTTTAA